Proteins from a single region of Bdellovibrio svalbardensis:
- a CDS encoding translocation/assembly module TamB domain-containing protein: MKRVFWILITPTLAFLVLWSLGTWLIIPRLETWGLQELQNYSKSSLPVEITAGKLRLRILRPSLALEDITITPKGDLAKITSSVRVTSARVHLDFLQLLGGRVNLSAVVVDSPEARVNIDSLLEDKTPPKEIPVDQIFAFAEKLPLQKIFIQNIHVLVESEKLGFAVEVKNGGLLLTNMGKNITGKADVPDLQVQTKELGHFAGSFDTHVYLTRQSLRILQLGAHLDQSEFILRGELTPFKDLTIKPSGVLSLSANIALADIYNEMKKVKPKLKLPELAGQLNTEIEARFNGKDDVRGKVEVNSQAVVVDKFELGSAKIQGEFKNRLVSISEVKINHPAGTASLLKSQIELDGDFDFKSHVKVESLDLQKLFVSLDLANIPAGMSATAELPCSGKIKPTFSMTCDGSQIRADNIWVKSENNKKGTALLNLKSMSANGRMQVTPKAIAYNANLTLGDSTGSSDGVIDFDTGFKISYKTKKLDFKNVQNLANLKMQGSASIEGTTEGNTSTATFDMSVNARDFIFEDFNLGNVISNVSLKKGHLLFQDLAGAQNKTQYIGNLDVDLNHDRVSGSVSSPTTELADVATILDGFYRFPMGLQGTGAAKARFDGPLNFWKLNYKVESSFKNVFLGKENFDQLHFNVEATNGNIKTQKVQLLKNSSVVNVTGGISSEQILGLQMDGKNWKLEESNIVAGINSNIYGTLNFSSEINDSIKNPHVMIKGAIVDTIVEDQDLPNSNFILRTDKRSLSGQVSLFGDKVNGEFQYPYEKGAAPLLIKMKTINWSYSNLLALVGGANLASEYDSNLSAVIDLRSDSGDLFRSTGKVHIDNFFLKRSHMSLANSGPVDITSENGLINIKNFVLKGPSNTIRIGGSNFTTERLNLNIDAQTDLRLLQIFMPFLEDLGGPLNISAGISGALTKPEILGTANLKNAYVKIKGFPHAIEKLSTEVSFSQSRILIGDIRGQIAGGTLAGEGSIIIKGPKDLQTSIQAHLENVSLNVPDKVRTSGNADLAFAGHWFPFTLSGVYHVTGGLVEKEFTDSTGGVAGIKQSVYLPKVLRESQFEPVLLDIQIILDRPLPVKMSLFEGAVLGNLQVKGPPTNPILSGRITADRKSRLIFKDKLFDVQNATIDFTDPNEINPNLFVTANSRINEYDITLIAQGSAKNLNIKMSSVPPLSDQDIVSLIALGVTSTSLDQTAGQQKSVAEQTGYEIGLGVITKQANKTLESTLGVTFDLAVTSQYDSLRNISIPKITLSRKLSERVKVSGSRPVSGDVVGYDVKLEYLLNANYTAIGSYENKSLYENSILQNTPQETENVFGLDLEFKREFK, translated from the coding sequence ATGAAGCGCGTCTTCTGGATTCTGATCACACCCACTCTTGCATTCTTGGTTTTATGGAGCTTGGGCACTTGGCTGATCATTCCCCGCTTGGAAACATGGGGTTTGCAGGAGCTGCAAAACTATTCCAAGTCATCTCTGCCTGTGGAAATCACGGCGGGGAAACTTCGCTTGCGCATTCTTCGTCCTTCTTTGGCGTTGGAAGACATCACCATTACGCCAAAAGGTGACCTCGCTAAAATCACCTCCAGCGTTCGTGTTACGAGCGCACGTGTTCATCTGGATTTTCTTCAGCTTCTTGGTGGGCGCGTGAATCTGTCTGCGGTGGTCGTAGATTCACCAGAGGCACGAGTCAACATCGACTCCCTACTGGAAGACAAGACTCCGCCTAAAGAAATCCCCGTCGACCAGATTTTTGCCTTTGCAGAGAAACTGCCGCTGCAAAAGATCTTTATCCAAAATATTCATGTTCTGGTGGAATCAGAAAAACTGGGCTTTGCAGTTGAAGTTAAAAACGGCGGCTTGCTGCTGACCAATATGGGAAAAAACATCACCGGCAAGGCTGATGTTCCAGATCTGCAAGTGCAAACGAAAGAACTTGGCCATTTCGCTGGCTCTTTCGACACCCACGTATATCTCACTCGGCAATCTTTGCGCATCTTACAACTAGGTGCTCATCTGGATCAGTCTGAATTCATTTTGCGTGGAGAGCTAACTCCTTTCAAAGATCTGACGATCAAACCTTCGGGTGTCCTCTCTTTGTCTGCGAATATCGCCTTGGCAGATATCTACAACGAGATGAAGAAGGTTAAACCTAAACTCAAACTCCCGGAACTTGCAGGACAGTTGAACACCGAGATCGAAGCTCGCTTCAACGGCAAAGACGATGTCAGAGGCAAGGTTGAGGTTAATTCTCAAGCCGTCGTAGTTGATAAATTTGAGCTGGGAAGTGCCAAAATTCAGGGTGAGTTTAAAAATCGCCTTGTTTCCATCTCCGAAGTTAAGATCAATCATCCAGCCGGCACCGCTTCATTGCTCAAGTCACAAATTGAATTGGATGGAGACTTTGACTTCAAATCTCATGTCAAAGTTGAGAGCCTGGATTTACAGAAGCTTTTTGTTTCATTGGATCTTGCCAATATTCCGGCTGGAATGTCAGCAACGGCGGAACTGCCTTGCTCTGGCAAAATCAAACCCACTTTCAGCATGACCTGCGATGGTTCACAGATCCGCGCTGACAATATCTGGGTCAAATCCGAAAACAACAAAAAGGGCACTGCGCTTTTAAACTTGAAATCGATGTCTGCAAACGGACGCATGCAGGTAACACCCAAAGCCATTGCTTATAACGCAAATCTTACGTTGGGTGACAGCACGGGCTCCAGCGACGGTGTCATTGACTTCGATACTGGATTCAAGATTTCCTACAAGACCAAAAAACTTGATTTCAAAAATGTTCAAAATCTTGCCAACCTAAAAATGCAAGGAAGCGCTAGCATCGAAGGCACGACCGAGGGCAACACCTCCACGGCAACCTTTGATATGAGCGTTAACGCACGTGATTTCATTTTTGAAGATTTTAATTTAGGCAATGTGATCTCAAATGTGAGTTTGAAAAAAGGCCATCTGCTTTTCCAAGATCTTGCTGGCGCACAAAACAAAACTCAGTACATCGGAAATCTCGATGTCGATCTGAACCACGACCGGGTCTCAGGCAGCGTGAGTTCGCCGACAACCGAGCTTGCCGATGTGGCAACAATCTTGGACGGCTTTTATCGCTTCCCGATGGGCCTGCAAGGAACTGGCGCCGCAAAGGCCCGCTTCGATGGACCTTTGAATTTTTGGAAGTTGAATTACAAAGTTGAATCCAGCTTCAAAAACGTTTTCCTGGGCAAAGAAAACTTTGATCAACTCCACTTCAATGTGGAAGCCACGAATGGAAACATCAAAACCCAAAAAGTTCAGCTCTTGAAAAACTCTTCCGTCGTCAATGTCACTGGCGGCATCAGCTCGGAACAAATTCTTGGTCTGCAGATGGATGGTAAAAACTGGAAATTGGAAGAGTCCAACATAGTTGCGGGTATTAATTCCAACATCTATGGAACATTAAATTTCTCTTCTGAGATCAATGATTCGATCAAAAATCCCCATGTGATGATCAAAGGTGCCATCGTGGACACCATCGTTGAAGATCAAGATCTGCCAAACTCCAACTTCATTCTTCGCACGGACAAGCGCAGCCTTTCCGGTCAAGTCAGCCTTTTTGGCGACAAGGTCAACGGTGAATTCCAATATCCTTACGAAAAAGGCGCCGCTCCGCTATTGATAAAGATGAAGACGATCAACTGGAGCTACTCAAATTTGCTGGCTTTGGTTGGCGGAGCTAATTTGGCTTCCGAATATGATTCCAATCTTTCCGCGGTGATCGACCTCCGCTCCGACAGCGGCGATCTCTTTAGATCAACCGGCAAAGTTCATATAGATAACTTCTTCCTTAAACGCAGCCACATGAGCCTTGCCAATAGCGGTCCGGTGGATATCACCAGCGAAAATGGTTTGATTAATATTAAGAATTTCGTGCTTAAAGGACCAAGTAATACCATTCGCATTGGCGGCAGTAACTTCACCACCGAGCGTTTGAATTTGAATATCGATGCGCAAACGGATCTGCGTCTATTGCAAATCTTTATGCCATTCCTGGAAGATCTGGGTGGCCCATTAAATATCTCAGCTGGCATCAGTGGCGCCCTGACAAAACCGGAAATTTTGGGAACGGCAAATCTTAAGAATGCCTATGTCAAAATCAAAGGCTTCCCTCACGCCATCGAAAAACTTTCCACGGAAGTGTCTTTCTCACAAAGCCGAATTCTAATTGGTGATATCCGAGGCCAGATTGCTGGCGGTACATTGGCGGGCGAAGGCAGCATTATCATTAAAGGACCGAAAGACCTACAGACTTCAATCCAAGCGCATTTGGAAAATGTCTCTTTGAATGTTCCCGATAAAGTTCGCACCAGCGGCAATGCCGACCTGGCTTTTGCGGGGCACTGGTTCCCCTTCACTTTGTCTGGGGTTTACCATGTGACTGGCGGATTAGTCGAAAAAGAGTTCACGGACAGCACTGGTGGCGTGGCTGGAATCAAGCAAAGTGTGTACTTACCAAAGGTCCTTCGCGAATCACAATTCGAGCCTGTTCTTTTGGACATTCAGATCATTTTGGATCGCCCGTTGCCGGTGAAAATGTCTCTTTTTGAAGGTGCAGTTCTAGGAAACTTGCAGGTCAAAGGGCCTCCCACCAACCCTATTCTTTCTGGCAGAATCACTGCGGATCGCAAATCAAGATTGATCTTTAAAGACAAATTGTTCGACGTGCAAAATGCGACCATTGATTTCACAGACCCCAACGAGATCAATCCAAATCTGTTCGTGACGGCGAATTCTCGTATCAACGAATACGACATCACGTTGATCGCACAAGGTTCTGCGAAAAATCTGAACATTAAAATGAGCTCGGTTCCCCCATTGAGTGATCAGGATATCGTTTCTTTGATTGCCCTCGGAGTCACTTCAACCAGTCTGGATCAAACTGCGGGACAGCAAAAATCCGTCGCTGAACAAACAGGTTATGAAATTGGTTTGGGAGTCATCACCAAACAGGCCAATAAAACCCTGGAAAGCACTCTTGGTGTCACCTTCGACCTTGCGGTCACCTCGCAATACGACTCCCTTCGCAATATCAGTATTCCGAAGATCACTTTAAGCAGAAAATTGTCGGAACGAGTGAAGGTTTCAGGCAGCCGTCCCGTAAGTGGCGATGTCGTCGGTTATGATGTAAAACTTGAGTATTTGCTAAACGCAAATTATACGGCCATTGGTTCTTACGAAAACAAGAGCCTTTATGAAAACTCAATCCTTCAAAATACTCCTCAGGAAACGGAAAACGTGTTCGGTCTTGATCTTGAATTTAAGCGGGAGTTTAAATGA
- the ruvC gene encoding crossover junction endodeoxyribonuclease RuvC, whose amino-acid sequence MSSLTVLGVDPGSRITGFGVVRVENGKIEHINHGVIVMDADESFHARMTELGSAFREVMEKYKPHQVVIEKIFLGKNVDSAFKLGHARGVIMYEAGLGKAGVSEYATRSVKKGITGNGGSSKEDVQAMLKVMLNIKAINRIDASDALAMACHHAFELKKKLILQRAVSL is encoded by the coding sequence ATGAGCAGCTTAACAGTCCTCGGGGTAGATCCCGGTTCCCGCATTACCGGCTTCGGCGTTGTTCGCGTTGAAAATGGAAAAATTGAACATATCAATCACGGTGTGATTGTCATGGATGCCGACGAATCTTTTCATGCGCGCATGACCGAACTGGGTTCTGCGTTTCGTGAAGTGATGGAAAAGTACAAACCTCATCAGGTTGTTATCGAGAAAATCTTCCTCGGTAAAAATGTCGACAGTGCTTTTAAGCTCGGGCATGCTCGTGGCGTCATCATGTATGAAGCGGGTTTGGGAAAAGCGGGAGTGTCGGAATACGCCACGAGATCCGTAAAAAAAGGGATCACCGGCAACGGCGGTTCCAGCAAGGAAGACGTTCAGGCCATGCTGAAAGTTATGCTGAATATTAAAGCCATCAATCGAATTGATGCTTCGGATGCCTTGGCCATGGCTTGCCATCATGCCTTCGAACTAAAAAAGAAATTGATCTTACAAAGAGCGGTGAGTTTATGA
- a CDS encoding tetratricopeptide repeat protein, with translation MPKIEASAIEKYQTLLAKDPNSQVFAPLAEAYREMGMMKEALQVVTSGVQRHPQFVGGLVTYAKILRDAGKLPQALETLKKATNLAPENILAHQLTAEVQLGSKNPKEALKAFKMVLFLNPNSKTAQKAVQKLESLTADEYDEEVFAMAKLPNVNLDAAPPERPQATSPAIPEPMYKPAPQPKNKAMERMLSLIDAFIVRNDLEKAHALLKDTRVEFGDHPEIERRMKTLQVRYNEPEEAMPLKPLRSREELIHQKKLETLEMMLRRIEEYRAQG, from the coding sequence ATGCCCAAGATAGAAGCAAGCGCCATCGAAAAATATCAGACGCTCCTCGCGAAAGACCCTAATTCTCAGGTTTTTGCGCCTTTGGCTGAAGCATATCGTGAAATGGGCATGATGAAAGAAGCTCTTCAGGTTGTGACTTCTGGCGTTCAACGCCATCCGCAATTTGTTGGAGGATTGGTCACATACGCAAAAATTCTGCGTGATGCGGGCAAACTTCCTCAGGCCTTGGAGACTTTAAAAAAGGCCACCAACCTGGCCCCCGAGAACATTCTGGCGCATCAACTCACGGCCGAAGTTCAACTTGGCAGCAAAAATCCCAAAGAGGCACTAAAAGCCTTCAAGATGGTTTTGTTCTTAAATCCAAACTCTAAAACGGCTCAAAAAGCGGTTCAAAAATTGGAATCACTGACAGCGGACGAGTATGACGAAGAAGTTTTTGCGATGGCAAAGCTTCCCAATGTGAACTTGGATGCCGCCCCTCCGGAACGCCCTCAAGCCACATCGCCAGCAATTCCAGAGCCGATGTATAAACCAGCGCCTCAGCCTAAAAACAAGGCAATGGAGCGCATGTTGTCCCTGATCGACGCTTTCATCGTGCGCAACGACCTGGAAAAAGCCCATGCGCTTTTAAAAGATACCCGCGTGGAATTCGGCGACCATCCTGAAATTGAAAGACGCATGAAAACCCTCCAGGTTCGTTATAATGAACCCGAGGAGGCCATGCCTTTGAAGCCTTTGCGTTCACGCGAAGAACTGATTCACCAGAAAAAGCTCGAAACCCTTGAGATGATGCTTCGCAGAATCGAAGAGTACCGAGCACAGGGTTGA
- the ruvB gene encoding Holliday junction branch migration DNA helicase RuvB, translating into MSRILEGDIGSDGEKAWENELRPQRFEDFPGQENVKEKIKVFVAAAKHRGEPLDHVLLSGPPGLGKTTLAKIIANDMGAEMKMTSAPAIDKKGDLAAVLTSLKPHSVLFIDEIHRLSRHVEEYLYTAMEDYYIDIVTGDGLGARSMKFQLAPFTLVGATTRAGLLNPPFRDRFGIVERLQFYEKGALQKILMRSAEILKVEMNEEGAAEVARRSRGTPRVANRLLKRVRDYAQVKGNGIIDKDIAIYALNQLGVDQFGLDLMDRRILSLILEKYNGGPVGIDTIAAALSEERDTLEDVYEPFLIQEGFIQKTQRGRVITEYAKNSVLPSVQFDK; encoded by the coding sequence ATGAGTCGCATTTTAGAAGGTGATATTGGCAGCGACGGGGAAAAGGCCTGGGAAAACGAACTTCGTCCCCAGCGCTTTGAAGACTTTCCCGGTCAGGAAAACGTCAAAGAGAAAATTAAAGTTTTCGTGGCAGCGGCAAAACATCGTGGCGAACCTTTGGATCACGTTTTGTTAAGCGGCCCCCCAGGTTTGGGGAAAACCACATTGGCAAAGATTATTGCCAATGACATGGGTGCTGAAATGAAAATGACTTCAGCTCCGGCCATCGACAAAAAAGGCGACTTGGCGGCGGTTTTGACATCGCTCAAACCTCACTCTGTCTTATTTATTGATGAGATTCATCGTCTTAGTCGTCATGTGGAAGAGTATCTCTACACAGCGATGGAAGACTATTATATCGACATCGTGACCGGTGACGGCTTGGGTGCGCGTTCAATGAAGTTTCAATTGGCGCCATTTACCCTGGTCGGGGCGACCACTCGTGCTGGCTTGCTGAACCCGCCATTCCGAGACCGTTTCGGGATTGTCGAACGCCTGCAATTCTATGAAAAAGGGGCTCTTCAGAAAATCTTGATGAGATCCGCAGAGATTCTCAAAGTGGAAATGAATGAAGAGGGAGCCGCTGAGGTGGCACGCAGATCGCGTGGGACGCCCCGTGTGGCGAATCGCCTGCTAAAGCGCGTGCGCGACTATGCTCAGGTCAAAGGCAATGGGATCATTGATAAAGACATTGCGATTTATGCTCTAAATCAGCTGGGTGTGGATCAATTTGGTCTGGACCTTATGGACCGTCGTATTTTGAGTCTGATCCTAGAAAAGTATAACGGAGGCCCTGTAGGTATTGATACAATAGCTGCGGCCCTCAGTGAAGAACGTGATACTCTTGAAGACGTGTATGAGCCTTTCTTGATCCAAGAAGGATTTATCCAAAAGACTCAAAGAGGCCGTGTGATCACA
- the efp gene encoding elongation factor P, giving the protein MYETSDFKKGLKIMVEDKPYVIVDFQHVKPGKGNQFSRTKLRNMLTGQNLEVTFKSGEKFEVPNVENKEMSFLYKDDSGYNFMSQETFEQIAMSEEDLGESRFYLTENLKVVVLFYNEKAVAVDVPKAVNLMVAKSDPGIKGDRVSGATKPATMETGLVVNVPLHINEGDVLRIDTQTGDYVERVNMK; this is encoded by the coding sequence ATGTACGAAACATCAGACTTTAAAAAAGGCCTTAAGATCATGGTTGAAGATAAACCTTACGTGATCGTGGACTTCCAACACGTTAAGCCTGGTAAAGGCAATCAATTCAGCCGCACAAAATTGAGAAATATGCTTACTGGCCAAAATCTTGAAGTCACTTTCAAGTCTGGCGAAAAATTCGAAGTACCTAACGTTGAAAACAAAGAGATGTCTTTCTTGTACAAAGACGATTCTGGTTACAACTTCATGTCTCAAGAGACTTTTGAGCAAATCGCGATGAGCGAAGAGGATCTTGGCGAATCAAGATTCTATCTTACAGAGAACCTCAAAGTTGTTGTTTTGTTCTACAATGAAAAAGCCGTTGCTGTTGACGTTCCAAAAGCTGTGAACTTGATGGTTGCTAAATCTGATCCTGGTATCAAAGGCGACCGCGTTTCTGGCGCGACTAAGCCTGCGACTATGGAAACAGGCTTGGTAGTGAATGTTCCTCTACACATCAATGAGGGCGATGTTCTTCGCATCGACACTCAAACTGGTGATTACGTAGAACGCGTTAATATGAAGTAG
- the ruvA gene encoding Holliday junction branch migration protein RuvA: MIGYLRGKIIEVMGDSALIDVHGVGYEIHASANTLQDFQNLLGNDIIVWIHTHVREDALTLFGFHDKEEKNLFLSLLKVNGVGPKMALSILSGGRPAAIHELIEAGNAKGLSALPKVGKKTAEQIILTLKGKLVSIEETSKTKSESLTQITSALLNLGYKSQHVDQFVATLPVDITVEDGVRKGFQTLSGSLS; this comes from the coding sequence ATGATCGGATATTTACGCGGAAAAATTATCGAAGTGATGGGCGATTCGGCATTGATCGACGTTCATGGCGTTGGTTATGAGATTCACGCTTCAGCAAACACACTTCAAGATTTTCAAAATCTTTTGGGTAACGATATCATTGTCTGGATTCACACCCATGTGCGTGAAGATGCACTGACGCTCTTTGGATTTCACGATAAAGAGGAGAAAAATCTTTTCCTGTCTTTGCTAAAAGTGAATGGCGTGGGTCCAAAAATGGCTTTGAGTATTTTGTCAGGCGGTCGTCCAGCGGCGATTCATGAATTGATCGAGGCCGGAAACGCCAAAGGTTTGTCAGCGCTACCTAAGGTTGGCAAAAAAACAGCGGAACAAATCATCCTGACTCTTAAGGGAAAACTTGTTTCAATTGAAGAGACTTCAAAAACGAAATCAGAATCATTGACGCAAATCACGTCAGCGCTTTTGAATCTTGGTTATAAATCACAGCACGTGGATCAATTCGTGGCGACATTGCCCGTGGATATCACAGTTGAAGATGGTGTTCGTAAGGGCTTCCAGACTTTGTCAGGATCATTATCATGA